In Natator depressus isolate rNatDep1 chromosome 17, rNatDep2.hap1, whole genome shotgun sequence, one genomic interval encodes:
- the EXO5 gene encoding exonuclease V: MAGPGSEPGELSDSELLRLLEEAGDDALQPGHCGKPNSSSDLPLESGKVKRKRAQTPLEKYDLNYLCVTDLSTQSWCEQQMVYGRELPQLQAPETVVLLNTGKSIHLARELEVHDVVKVHTTSKEDSWAIKILNLLSVIPVLQAGGCVRELPVFGIIEDVFLMGIIDELCYSAKGELELRELKTRGRPFMPSGAQKKRDYFQVCLYKYIFDAMVQGQLKPDVITSHIHLRPEQPLGSHIREHAQKIGFTVTCFGDLLELMYLNMTLSDIPSIDCLKIEYSHQESNTLLGTEVVQFEEEKVRERAQYYLAYWKGRREVQGVEIEEAWKCQSCSYSEICDWRRKRAEGPEQRSGPKKSK; the protein is encoded by the exons ATGGCGGGGCCGGGCTCCGAGCCTGGCGAGCTCAGCGACTCCGAGCTGCTGCGGCTGCTGGAGGAGGCGGGGGACGACGCGCTGCAGCCGGG ACACTGTGGAAAGCCAAACTCCTCAAGTGACCTGCCTCTGGAATCCGGGAAGGTGAAAAGGAAGAGAGCACAGACTCCCCTGGAAAAATATGACCTGAACTACCTTTGCGTGACTGATCTGTCCACTCAGAGTTGGTGCGAACAACAAATGGTTTATGGGAGGGAGCTCCCTCAGCTGCAGGCACCAGAGACAGTCGTGTTATTAAACACAGGGAAGAGCATACATCTAGCAAGAG AACTAGAAGTTCATGATGTAGTGAAAGTACATACGACCAGCAAGGAAGATTCGTGGGCGATAAAAATACTGAATCTTCTTTCTGTGATTCCAGTTCTACAAGCAG GTGGTTGCGTGCGGGAGCTTCCAGTCTTTGGAATTATAGAAGATGTCTTCCTGATGGGAATTATTGATGAGCTGTGCTATAGTGCCAAGGGAGAGCTGGAGCTGAGAGAGCTAAAAACCCGAGGCCGACCTTTTATGCCTTCCGGAGCACAGAAAAAGAGAGATTATTTCCAG GTCTGTCTGTATAAATACATTTTTGATGCCATGGTGCAAGGACAACTGAAACCAGATGTTATCACCAGTCACATCCATCTGAGGCCGGAGCAGCCACTGGGATCGCACATTAGGGAACACGCTCAGAAAATAGGCTTCACGGTAACCTGCTTTGGGGACCTCCTGGAGCTGATGTATCTAAACATGACGCTCTCCGACATCCCCAGCATTGACTGTTTGAAAATCGAATACAGCCACCAGGAAAGTAACACCCTGCTCGGGACAGAGGTGGTTCAGTTTGAAGAAgaaaaggtgagagagagagcgcagtACTACCTTGCTTACTGGAAAGGACGAAGGGAGGTACAGGGAGTGGAAATTGAGGAAGCATGGAAATGCCAATCATGTAGCTACTCAGAGATCTGTGATTGGAGAAGGAAAAGGGCAGAAGGGCCTGAACAGAGAAGTGGACCAAAGAAGAGTAAATGA